In a single window of the Myxococcus guangdongensis genome:
- a CDS encoding myxosortase-dependent metalloprotease, MXAN_2677/MXAN_2678 family has translation MRRPLVLGLALVATAPAVAQDTFPYRRTTANGNSRMCLVWPAPEYVYHLDAAGSARTPGDTEVAAIEASFESWRRVAATCSDYTFRRGRDWEGKVEVGYVKENPASNYNIITFREDYCFDVAPEDDECWAQMTCANKYACWDEDSRTLAITISSHGVESGRVWDADIEVNAAGYLFTTVDAPPCVEGSESVDCVAMDLQNTMTHEIGHVVGLDHVPYPGATMERTAPLGETQKRIIDAGSAEGFCSIYPKGLPPNQCLMKNTGLALLGDGRGTGCASAPGAVVAGGWLAALALWRGRRRRTPGH, from the coding sequence GTGAGAAGGCCCCTGGTGCTCGGGCTGGCGCTCGTCGCCACCGCGCCCGCCGTGGCCCAGGACACGTTCCCCTATCGCCGCACCACGGCGAACGGGAACAGCCGCATGTGCCTGGTGTGGCCCGCGCCCGAGTACGTCTACCACCTGGACGCGGCCGGCAGCGCGCGCACGCCGGGCGACACGGAGGTGGCCGCCATCGAGGCCTCCTTCGAGTCGTGGCGGCGCGTGGCCGCGACCTGCAGCGACTACACGTTCCGCCGGGGCAGGGACTGGGAGGGGAAGGTGGAGGTGGGGTACGTGAAGGAGAACCCCGCGTCCAACTACAACATCATCACCTTCCGCGAGGACTACTGCTTCGACGTCGCCCCCGAGGACGACGAGTGCTGGGCGCAGATGACGTGCGCCAACAAGTACGCGTGCTGGGACGAGGACTCGCGCACGCTCGCCATCACCATCTCCTCCCACGGCGTGGAGAGCGGGCGGGTGTGGGACGCGGACATCGAGGTCAACGCGGCGGGTTACCTCTTCACCACCGTGGACGCTCCGCCCTGCGTGGAGGGCTCCGAGTCCGTCGACTGCGTGGCCATGGACCTGCAGAACACCATGACGCACGAGATTGGCCATGTGGTGGGGCTGGACCACGTGCCCTATCCGGGCGCGACGATGGAGCGCACCGCGCCGCTCGGGGAGACGCAGAAGCGCATCATCGACGCGGGCTCCGCCGAGGGCTTCTGCTCCATCTACCCCAAAGGGCTGCCGCCCAATCAGTGCCTCATGAAGAACACGGGGCTGGCGCTGCTGGGCGACGGGCGCGGCACCGGCTGTGCCTCGGCTCCGGGCGCTGTCGTCGCCGGAGGCTGGCTGGCCGCGCTCGCGCTGTGGCGTGGACGGCGGCGGCGCACGCCGGGCCACTGA
- a CDS encoding protein kinase domain-containing protein: MIKGDSPNPETPGAPGADPLIGRTLNGRFSILEPLGVGGMGKVYRALQTPLERVVALKVLNPSFPSSRDPGFQKRFLREASLTSKLRHPNTVTVIDYGQTDDGIFYIAMEYLEGRTLAQVLGQVGPLSWSRSVAIAQQICRSLREAHSLGVVHRDLKPANIMLLNEQDQDLVKVLDFGLVKSVAAPQEGQISPEITQNGTFLGSPQYMAPEQARNQTDARSDVYSLGIVMFQMLMGRPPFIARDHIELIFAHYKEAPPTFQQLRPDLAIPPEIEGVVRRCLEKDPARRFQTMDELLEGLREASMSAGGNSGIFKRPGGATTTGPYPSPLFSSVGSAATESGDTIAVDISVEVPVAVQRARQRTLLMGGLGGLVVAGLIAGGAVLFLGNKETPKPAEPQPAAVAQAPVQAAPAAQAAPTPAGQQKVRFKLMSQPSGARVFYRGKERGVTPFTLELPPGEDGTITVELTFALEGYQMETVVTGGSGDVVLSQKLQKRRGGRSGGVEVATASSSPADEVDVPEPVATPGGMSAPVMLAPTQAPVEPVVPPTAGAVGAAAATQAKGVSGGLTVPVLPTAALASARGDVLPYNEDMPRPEMVDQSKDLIYTREAMAAKAEGVMITRCTITTKGRVEKCRVIKTVQYMEKAVLDSLQSRTYKPVIYQGHPVNVDYTFSMRLVAPRR; encoded by the coding sequence ATGATCAAGGGCGACTCGCCGAACCCCGAGACGCCTGGCGCGCCGGGCGCGGATCCGCTCATCGGTCGCACCCTGAATGGCCGCTTCAGCATCCTGGAGCCCCTGGGTGTCGGTGGAATGGGCAAGGTCTACCGCGCCTTGCAGACCCCCCTGGAGCGAGTGGTCGCGCTCAAGGTGCTCAACCCCAGCTTCCCCAGCAGCAGGGATCCGGGCTTCCAGAAGCGCTTCCTGCGTGAAGCCTCACTGACGTCGAAGCTGCGCCATCCCAACACCGTCACCGTCATCGACTATGGACAGACGGACGACGGCATCTTCTACATCGCCATGGAGTACCTGGAGGGTCGCACGCTGGCCCAGGTGCTCGGGCAGGTGGGGCCGCTGTCCTGGTCGCGCTCGGTGGCCATCGCCCAGCAGATCTGCCGCTCGCTGCGCGAGGCGCACAGCCTGGGCGTCGTCCACCGCGACCTGAAGCCCGCCAACATCATGCTGCTCAACGAGCAGGATCAGGACCTGGTGAAGGTCCTGGACTTCGGGCTCGTGAAGTCGGTGGCGGCGCCGCAGGAGGGGCAGATCTCCCCGGAGATCACCCAGAACGGCACGTTCCTCGGCTCGCCGCAGTACATGGCGCCCGAGCAGGCGCGCAACCAGACGGACGCGCGCAGCGACGTGTACTCGCTGGGCATCGTCATGTTCCAGATGCTGATGGGCCGGCCGCCGTTCATCGCGCGCGACCACATCGAGCTCATCTTCGCCCATTACAAGGAAGCCCCGCCCACCTTCCAGCAGCTGCGTCCGGACCTGGCCATTCCGCCCGAAATCGAGGGCGTGGTGCGCCGCTGTCTGGAGAAGGACCCGGCGCGCCGCTTCCAGACGATGGACGAGCTGCTGGAGGGCCTGCGCGAGGCGAGCATGTCCGCGGGCGGCAACAGCGGCATCTTCAAGCGCCCCGGCGGCGCGACGACGACGGGCCCCTACCCCTCGCCGCTGTTCTCCAGCGTCGGCAGCGCGGCCACCGAGTCCGGTGACACCATCGCCGTGGACATCAGCGTCGAGGTGCCGGTGGCGGTGCAGCGCGCCCGGCAGCGCACGCTGCTCATGGGTGGGCTCGGCGGCCTGGTGGTGGCCGGCCTCATCGCGGGGGGCGCGGTGCTCTTCCTGGGCAACAAGGAGACGCCCAAGCCCGCCGAGCCGCAGCCCGCCGCCGTGGCGCAGGCGCCGGTGCAGGCGGCGCCCGCGGCGCAGGCGGCGCCCACGCCTGCGGGCCAGCAGAAGGTCCGCTTCAAGCTGATGAGCCAGCCGAGCGGCGCGCGCGTGTTCTACCGGGGCAAGGAGCGCGGCGTGACGCCGTTCACCCTGGAGCTGCCGCCGGGCGAGGATGGCACCATCACCGTCGAGCTGACGTTCGCGCTCGAGGGCTACCAGATGGAGACCGTCGTCACGGGCGGCTCCGGTGACGTGGTGCTGTCGCAGAAGCTGCAGAAGCGCCGCGGCGGCCGGAGCGGTGGCGTGGAGGTGGCGACCGCTTCCTCCTCACCCGCGGACGAGGTCGACGTGCCCGAGCCCGTGGCCACGCCCGGCGGCATGTCCGCGCCGGTGATGCTCGCGCCCACGCAGGCGCCCGTGGAGCCGGTCGTTCCGCCCACGGCGGGCGCGGTGGGCGCGGCGGCGGCCACGCAGGCCAAGGGTGTCTCCGGCGGACTGACGGTGCCCGTGCTGCCCACGGCGGCGCTGGCCTCCGCGCGCGGCGACGTGCTGCCCTACAACGAGGACATGCCCCGGCCGGAGATGGTCGACCAGAGCAAGGACCTCATCTACACGCGCGAGGCGATGGCGGCGAAGGCGGAGGGTGTGATGATCACCCGCTGCACCATCACCACCAAGGGCCGCGTGGAGAAGTGCCGCGTCATCAAGACGGTGCAGTACATGGAGAAGGCCGTGTTGGACTCGCTCCAGTCGCGCACCTACAAGCCCGTCATCTACCAGGGCCATCCGGTGAACGTGGACTACACCTTCAGCATGCGACTGGTGGCTCCGCGCCGCTGA
- a CDS encoding chemotaxis protein CheW translates to MADTPNNPVDTQVRRASVEERLGALELEQARLRQELISLSGELRLPGLFLTLDAAGTSALLAADAVQEVVRLVELEPLPGAPPHVAGTFIYRGNPAVAVDLAVLLGVTRQPELDAHLVICKGARPVAVLVDRVRDLVEAPTLVEGTPDGTVTLPWDRTGLMAGLCRTPEGVRPLLRVSAVLVGSEGA, encoded by the coding sequence ATGGCAGACACCCCCAACAACCCCGTGGACACACAGGTGCGCCGGGCCTCCGTCGAGGAGCGACTCGGTGCGCTGGAGCTCGAGCAGGCGCGGCTGCGTCAGGAGTTGATCTCCCTGTCGGGAGAGCTGCGACTGCCTGGACTCTTCCTCACCCTGGACGCGGCGGGCACCAGCGCGCTGCTCGCGGCGGACGCCGTGCAGGAGGTGGTGCGACTGGTGGAGCTGGAGCCGCTGCCGGGGGCGCCGCCCCATGTCGCGGGCACCTTCATCTATCGAGGCAATCCCGCCGTCGCGGTGGACCTGGCGGTGTTGCTGGGCGTGACGCGGCAGCCGGAGCTGGATGCGCACCTGGTCATCTGCAAGGGCGCTCGCCCGGTGGCCGTGCTGGTGGACCGCGTCAGGGATTTGGTGGAGGCGCCCACATTGGTGGAGGGCACTCCCGATGGCACGGTGACTTTGCCGTGGGACCGGACGGGATTGATGGCGGGCCTGTGCCGGACGCCCGAAGGGGTGCGGCCGTTGCTGCGCGTCTCGGCGGTGTTGGTGGGGTCGGAGGGGGCGTGA